AACTCGTCCTGAAATCCCGCCCACAGCTTCAGACTTGGCCAGATCATTCTTGGAATCATGTTTGGAGAGTGATTACACCAAAAGAAGTAGTGCCACTGACCTATCACATCATGAATTTGTGAAGACTGCTCTTTTGGACAGACATAACTAAGAACACAGTTTGAAGCAATATATACTGtatccatttttcaaatcagaAGATAGCCATTCTTGGTCCACATGATAGCATTGAAACGACTTATCCAacattttttccaagaattcTGATAATACATCCTCGTCTCTTAACTGGATGCCTACCACAACGATTGTTTCACTGTTACAAATAGTCTTTGTAGCAGCAATGAAATGGTCTAGAAGAAAGCTATTGTAGATGGTATCAAATGCCAGGACGAAATCAACTTGTCTTCTCTCTAAAGTTGActccaaattggaaactCCAAATTCGATATTCTCCCAATCAAACTCGACAATCTTGGTATTAGCTTTCGGTTGTCTATTGTTTTCTATATTTTTGGCCAGTAATTTCAAGACATGTTTTTGATCTGTAGCTACGAACAGTTCACATCTGGTGCTCAGAGTTGATGCCAAAACTCCAACAACCCCTGACCCCAACTCAACCACAACTCCGCAACCATTGAACATATCGCTTAGGGGATGTTTATGGTACAACATCCATTCTGCAAATAGAGGGGAAACGTTCCAGAGGTAAAACCCAGTCGTACCTGTGCCATGCCTGGAATAAACTCCGGACTTGGACTGTTCAACCTCTATATCCAAGTCGCCGATGGGTATCACAAACTTATCCGCCTTACTAGGGTAATAGCCTAGATCGTTGTTCAGCTTCGAGTCTGAGTATAAAAGGTATACATGGTCATAGACATCATCCTTTCCGATTAATGTGAAATCTGATAGGGACATTTTGcgttttttcttttttccccCAGACGGAGCTGCAGAAGAAGGGTAATTCTTGCTGGACGGCGTTGGAGAACGCTCAACGGGTCCCCCATATTACATGGCGAGGTGATGTCACCCGGTGATGCGCGAACTCTATTTAATAGGAGAAAAATCCTTGACTCATTATTTTCTAAGTCTTCCTATATTTTATACTACAATGAAGAAAGCAGGTGTTTTGGGCGCAACCGGAAGTGTTGGCCAACGTTTTATACTTTTACTAAGCGATCATCCAGAGTTTGAGTTGTCTGTTCTCGGAGCTTCCTCTCGCTCTGCTGGAAAGAGGTATGAAGATGCCGTCGTCTGGAAGCAAACTGATCTTTTGCCTGAGTCCGCAAGAAATATCATTGTTCAAGAGTGCAAAGCTGAGGCTTTCAAGGACTGTGACATTATCTTCAGTGGGTTAGACGCCGATTATGctggagaaattgaaaaggaattTGTTTCTAGTGGTTTAGCTGTTGTCTCTAACGCAAAGAACTACAGAAGAGAGGCAGACGTTCCTTTGATCGTTCCTATTGTCAATCCAGAGCATCTggaaattgttgaacagAAAGTTAAGTCTGGACAAAAGGGATTCCAAATTTGCATTTCTAACTGTTCCACTGCTGGGCTCGTTGCTCCTTTGAAACCTCTGGTGGAGAAGTTTGGACCAATTGACCTCCTGACAACTACTACTTTACAGGCTATTTCCGGAGCCGGATTTTCTCCAGGTGTTCCAGGAATAGATATATTAGACAATATTGTACCATTCATCAGtggtgaagaagagaaaatggAATGGGAGACcagaaagattttgggAGGACTCTCCGAGGATAAGATGGAATGCAGACTTGTTAGTGAAGACGCAATGAAAGTTTCCGCTCAATGTAATAGAGTTCCTGTAATTGATGGTCATACTGAGTGCATTTCCCTGAGATTCGAACGAAGACCCCCTCCAAGTGTTGAGGCAGTCAAGCAATGTCTTAGAGACTACGTTTGTGAGGCCAGCAAATTGGGCTGTCCATCCGCTCCCAAGAACACCATTCACgttttggaacaaaatGACCGACCACAGCCAAGGTTAGA
This is a stretch of genomic DNA from Komagataella phaffii GS115 chromosome 3, complete sequence. It encodes these proteins:
- a CDS encoding Aspartic beta semi-aldehyde dehydrogenase codes for the protein MKKAGVLGATGSVGQRFILLLSDHPEFELSVLGASSRSAGKRYEDAVVWKQTDLLPESARNIIVQECKAEAFKDCDIIFSGLDADYAGEIEKEFVSSGLAVVSNAKNYRREADVPLIVPIVNPEHLEIVEQKVKSGQKGFQICISNCSTAGLVAPLKPLVEKFGPIDLLTTTTLQAISGAGFSPGVPGIDILDNIVPFISGEEEKMEWETRKILGGLSEDKMECRLVSEDAMKVSAQCNRVPVIDGHTECISLRFERRPPPSVEAVKQCLRDYVCEASKLGCPSAPKNTIHVLEQNDRPQPRLDRVRDNGFGVSVGRIREDPVLDFKMVVLSHNTIIGAAGSGVLIGEILLKKGLI